A part of Cannabis sativa cultivar Pink pepper isolate KNU-18-1 chromosome 6, ASM2916894v1, whole genome shotgun sequence genomic DNA contains:
- the LOC115725141 gene encoding uncharacterized protein LOC115725141, whose product MIAGTILMTPNVVCDLVLWKKQKLQAPIQKIKWYNSTLEITRLKLKELPFLEDSANSEAWSKENHVPQENGGSIELATDYVKPTDSRTVYGMKKQKIQQNEIQYHQKVKMVKRETLEDLILASPTRKEKCVRTDAATIQRSFVIRFFKRICPPFTDDYGVTNVSRFNVHNGSMESVVNVKVVDHIGRTNDAPLSRCKSRNINKKVSFRVPSEDDIIIFYDSNEESEN is encoded by the exons ATGATTGCTGGAACAATTTTAATGACTCCAAATGTTGTCTGTGATTTGGTTTTATGGAAGAAACAGAAGCTACAAGCGcctatacaaaaaataaaatggtacaACAGTACATTGGAAATAACTAGGCTGAAGCTGAAGGAGCTACCTTTTCTTGAAGATTCCGCCAA TTCTGAAGCATGGTCTAAAGAAAACCATGTTCCTCAAGAAAATGGTGGTTCAATAGAGTTGGCTACGGACTATGTGAAGCCTACAGACTCAAGAACTGTATATggaatgaaaaagcaaaaaataCAGCAGAATGAGATTCAGTACCACCAGAAGGTGAAGATGGTGAAGAGAGAAACTCTAGAGGATTTGATCTTAGCCTCACCAACCAGGAAAGAAAAATGTGTTAGAACCGATGCTGCTACTATACAACGCAGCTTTGTCATAAGATTCTTCAAGAGAATCTGTCCCCCCTTCACTGATGACTATGGAGTTACTAATGTCTCTAGATTCAATGTTCACAATGGTTCGATGGAGAGTGTTGTGAATGTTAAAGTAGTTGATCACATTGGAAGAACAAATGATGCTCCATTGAGCAGATGTAAGAGTAGAAATATAAACAAAAAGGTGAGCTTTAGGGTGCCATCTGAGGatgatataataatattttatgattCTAATGAGGAATCAGAGAATTGA